A portion of the Musa acuminata AAA Group cultivar baxijiao chromosome BXJ1-1, Cavendish_Baxijiao_AAA, whole genome shotgun sequence genome contains these proteins:
- the LOC103985188 gene encoding E3 ubiquitin-protein ligase RING1: MSFVGAHGGSAARQHYYCHQCDRTVALVPNAAEISCPICHGGFLEEVEPPNPNPNPNPFFPFAPSSDAFFLSPSLPFFLSSSSSSSPAATSFDLRNPGDLAGLLGPDLVVTRSGSVAPSAAHGAAPFNPMVFLQDYFQQLLSGGANIQVVIEGGPSGGIGNLGDYFIGPGLEQLIQQLAENDPNRYGTPPAAKSAITGLPDIKISVELLASDEAQCSVCMETFKLGDEAKQMPCKHIFHKDCILPWLELHNSCPVCRHELPTDDPDYEQRRGAPAALSARPTAGIRDPGSVGGSAGAFAEGGAPSPRTVERRFRISLPWPFRIFGAQAEGSDAAAGGNDGNAGGNGTDANSGRQGDGRSETRQEDLD, translated from the coding sequence ATGTCCTTCGTCGGTGCCCACGGCGGCAGCGCCGCCCGCCAGCACTACTACTGCCACCAGTGCGACCGCACCGTAGCCCTTGTACCCAACGCCGCGGAGATCTCTTGCCCCATCTGCCACGGCGGCTTCCTTGAAGAGGTCGAGCCTCCTAAtccgaaccctaaccctaatccgTTCTTCCCCTTCGCCCCCTCCTCCGATGCCtttttcctctctccctctctcccatTCTTcttatcctcttcctcctcatcttcccCCGCCGCCACTAGCTTCGACCTCCGGAACCCTGGAGATCTCGCCGGCCTCCTCGGTCCTGACCTCGTCGTTACCCGCTCGGGCTCTGTCGCCCCCTCAGCGGCCCACGGCGCCGCTCCTTTCAATCCGATGGTCTTCCTACAAGATTACTTCCAACAGTTGCTCTCTGGCGGTGCCAACATCCAGGTCGTAATCGAGGGTGGCCCTTCCGGTGGCATAGGCAACCTTGGCGATTACTTCATCGGCCCCGGCCTTGAGCAGCTCATCCAGCAGCTTGCTGAGAACGATCCCAATCGCTATGGCACCCCACCGGCGGCAAAATCTGCCATCACTGGCCTTCCGGACATTAAGATAAGCGTTGAATTGCTTGCTTCTGATGAAGCACAGTGCTCTGTTTGTATGGAGACTTTCAAGTTGGGGGATGAGGCTAAGCAGATGCCTTGCAAACATATCTTTCACAAGGATTGCATCTTACCATGGCTTGAATTGCATAATTCCTGTCCAGTTTGCCGCCATGAGCTGCCAACTGATGATCCCGACTATGAGCAACGTAGAGGGGCACCAGCTGCCCTTTCAGCGCGTCCAACAGCTGGAATAAGGGATCCTGGTAGCGTTGGTGGGTCAGCTGGAGCTTTTGCTGAGGGGGGTGCTCCTAGCCCAAGAACGGTTGAGAGGAGGTTTAGGATTTCACTACCATGGCCATTTAGGATTTTTGGGGCACAAGCTGAAGGTAGCGATGCTGCTGCTGGTGGGAATGATGGTAATGCTGGAGGCAATGGCACTGATGCAAATTCTGGCCGGCAAGGAGATGGGCGGTCAGAAACTCGGCAAGAAGATTTGGATTGA
- the LOC135635047 gene encoding uncharacterized protein LOC135635047, which translates to MALGELVSRSQIPDGGVAGDPPINGASAAASERKKVRESERRRRRRKQKKNDSKSSVSLADDGEKRGVEGGEIGASEDERNDYSEVNMSVEVEYIPEKADVDESIFEEFKNVIEKFNFRDHAGVEDNSTKDETMGNAAAKKGDSDTEEDEQETQQKEKGLSNKKKKLQKRMKIAELKQICSRPDVVEVWDATAADPKLLVFLKSYRNTVPVPRHWCQKRKFLQGKRGIEKQPFHLPDFIAATGIEKIRQAYIEKEDSKKLKQKQRERMQPKMGKMDIDYQVLHDAFFKYQTKPKLTTHGDLYYEGKEFEFKLREMKPGMLSRELKEALGMPDGAPPPWLINMQRYGPPPSYPHLKIPGLNAPIPPGASFGYHPGGWGKPPVDEYGRPLYGDVFGVLQQEQLNYEEEPVDRSKHWGDLEEEEEEEEEEEEEEEMEEEELEAGIQSVDSLSSTPTGVETPDVIDLRKQQRKEPEKPLYQVLEEKEERIVPGTLLGTTHTYVLGAQDKTAAKRVDLLRGQKSDKVDVTIQPEELEVMDDVLAAKYEEAREEEKVRNQKEDFSDMVAEQAANKRKRKEKEGKSKKKDFKF; encoded by the exons ATGGCCTTAGGCGAGCTCGTTAGCCGATCCCAGATCCCCGACGGTGGCGTAGCCGGAGATCCACCGATCAATGGCGCCTCCGCCGCTGCCTCCGAGAGGAAAAAGGTCCGAGAAAGCGAGCGCCGCCGCCGTCGGCGGAAGCAGAAGAAGAACGACAGTAAATCCTCTGTTTCCTTGGCCGACGACGGCGAGAAGAGGGGAGTAGAGGGAGGGGAAATAGGCGCATCTGAGGACGAGCGCAATGATTACTCCGAG GTCAACATGAGTGTGGAAGTGGAGTACATTCCTGAAAAGGCTGATGTAGACGAAAGCATTTTCGAGGAATTCAAGAATGTTATCGAGAAGTTCAACTTCAGAGATCATGCTGGTGTCGAG GATAATTCaacaaaggatgagaccatgggcAATGCGGCAGCCAAGAAGGGAGATTCAGATACAGAAGAGGACGAGCAGGAAACTCAGCAGAAGGAAAAAGGACTgtcgaacaagaagaagaag CTTCAAAAACGAATGAAGATTGCAGAACTGAAGCAAATTTGCTCAAGGCCAGATGTGGTTGAG GTTTGGGATGCAACCGCAGCAGATCCAAAGCTACTTGTATTTCTTAAGTCGTATCGAAATACTGTGCCTGTTCCAAGGCACTGGTGCCAAAAGCGGAAGTTTTTACAG GGAAAACGAGGTATTGAAAAACAACCTTTTCACCTTCCTGACTTCATTGCTGCAACTGGAATAGAGAAAATAAGACAG gCATACATTGAGAAAGAGGATAGCAAGAAGCTAAAACAAAAACAGCGTGAGCGCATGCAACCAAAGATGGGaaagatggatattgattatcag GtccttcatgatgcatttttcaagTATCAGACCAAACCAAAGCTGACAACACATGGAGATCTATACTATGAAGGAAAGGAATTTGAG TTCAAACTTAGGGAAATGAAGCCAGGAATGTTGTCAAGGGAACTCAAAGAAGCACTAGGGATGCCTGATGGTGCACCGCCTCCATGGCTTATTAATATGCAG AGGTATGGCCCACCTCCATCCTACCCTCACTTGAAGATACCTGGGCTAAATGCTCCCATCCCTCCTGGAGCCAGCTTTGGTTATCATCCTGGAGGTTGGGGTAAACCTCCAGTTGATGAA TATGGACGCCCATTATATGGCGATGTTTTTGGGGTACTGCAGCAGGAGCAACTTAATTATGAG GAAGAACCGGTTGATCGGAGCAAACATTGGGGAGatttggaggaagaagaggaagaagaggaggaagaggaagaggaggaagagatggaagaagaggaattggaggCTGGCATTCAGTCTGTTGACAGCCTTTCAAG CACTCCCACCGGTGTAGAAACACctgatgtgattgacttgaggaagCAACAGAGGAAGGAGCCTGAGAAACCACTTTATCAA GTACttgaagagaaggaagaaaggaTTGTTCCTGGGACTTTGCTGGGAACAACCCACAC GTATGTGCTTGGGGCACAAGATAAAACAGCTGCAAAAAGG GTTGATCTTTTACGGGGTCAAAAATCAGACAAGGTGGATGTCACCATACAACCAGAAGAGCTGGAAGTTATGGACGATGTTTTGGCAGCCAA GTATGAAGAAGcacgagaggaagagaaggtacgGAACCAGAAGGAGGACTTCAGCGATATGGTTGCAGAG CAAGCGGCAAACAAAAGGAAGCGCAAGGAGAAGGAAGGGAAATCGAAGAAGAAAGATTTCAAGTTCTAG
- the LOC103985179 gene encoding uncharacterized protein LOC103985179 produces the protein MPSYNSSSPSTVPHTRDLPALLEAARPFLREELDKVDPDLPSLVTVLRSAGAGECYHKHGSFLAHLTDVYRILKLWCAPDAVARCGLYHSAYSNSYVNLAIFDPSTGRDRVRGIIGGPAERLVHLFCVVPRQTLIHDDLLFRYSDDELVEHLERSEASLRAAKERGAFDESEPWRRKLRSLVPAEGMIVKHIRTGEDTVVPRRVVATFLLMTIADFSDQYMDFQDKLFENENGRLELNGNAWTALWPGTGKPGLYMNSLSRMGALYTLLAREEEIYLEERKRMSGDEGLPMPGREEEMELMIPPVFDNCTKVLEAKDQTVGRDYYWEAMCGDWAKEGETGWEKVEGLLGESIRRNPFVGEPHLVLGQVYMNQGKYEEAEAAAGKGLRLMLEWGSSWDKRMSWEGWVAWGRVLSAKAKEKTWPHSSWGIVNLGLVR, from the coding sequence ATGCCTTCCTACAACTCTTCGTCTCCTTCCACCGTCCCTCACACGAGAGACTTACCGGCGCTCCTCGAGGCCGCGCGACCGTTCCTCCGAGAGGAGCTGGACAAGGTAGATCCCGATCTGCCCTCCCTCGTCACCGTCCTCCGTTCCGCCGGCGCCGGCGAGTGCTACCACAAGCACGGCAGCTTCCTCGCCCACCTCACCGATGTCTACCGCATCCTCAAGCTGTGGTGCGCCCCCGATGCCGTCGCCCGCTGCGGCCTCTACCACTCCGCCTACTCCAACTCCTACGTCAACCTCGCCATCTTCGACCCCAGCACCGGCCGCGACCGCGTCCGCGGCATCATTGGCGGCCCGGCGGAGCGCCTCGTGCACCTCTTCTGCGTCGTGCCGCGCCAGACCCTCATCCACGACGACCTCCTCTTCCGCTACTCCGACGACGAGCTCGTCGAGCACCTCGAGCGCTCGGAGGCTTCGCTCCGAGCCGCGAAGGAGAGGGGCGCGTTCGACGAGTCGGAACCGTGGCGGAGAAAGCTGCGGTCGCTGGTCCCGGCGGAGGGGATGATCGTGAAACACATCAGGACGGGCGAGGACACTGTGGTGCCGAGAAGGGTGGTGGCGACCTTTCTGCTGATGACCATCGCCGACTTCAGCGACCAGTATATGGATTTCCAGGACAAGCTGTTCGAGAACGAGAACGGGCGGCTGGAGCTCAACGGCAACGCGTGGACGGCGCTGTGGCCGGGAACAGGGAAGCCGGGCCTGTATATGAACTCGCTGTCGAGGATGGGGGCACTCTACACTCTGCTAGCGAGGGAGGAGGAGATATACctggaggagaggaagaggatgagCGGGGACGAGGGGTTGCCGATGCccggaagggaagaggagatggaGCTGATGATCCCCCCAGTGTTCGACAACTGCACCAAAGTGTTGGAAGCAAAGGATCAAACAGTCGGTAGGGATTACTACTGGGAGGCGATGTGTGGGGACTGGGCGAAGGAAGGGGAGACGGGGTGGGAGAAGGTGGAGGGGCTGTTGGGGGAGAGCATAAGGAGGAATCCCTTCGTGGGGGAGCCGCATCTGGTGTTAGGGCAGGTGTACATGAACCAGGGGAAGTacgaggaggcggaggcggcggcgggaaAGGGGCTGAGGCTGATGCTGGAGTGGGGGAGCAGCTGGGACAAGAGGATGAGTTGGGAGGGATGGGTGGCGTGGGGGAGGGTGTTGTCGGCCAAGGCGAAGGAGAAGACATGGCCCCACTCGTCGTGGGGCATCGTCAACCTTGGACTGGTGAGGTGA
- the LOC135635151 gene encoding V-type proton ATPase subunit F-like encodes MAGRGQIRTNNSALIAMIADEDTVTGFLMAGVGNVDLRRKTNYLIVDSKTTVKAIEDAFKEFTSREDIAVVLISQYIANMIRFLVDSYNKPVPAILEIPSKDHPYDPAHDSVLSRVRYLFSAESVASGRR; translated from the exons ATGGCTGGGAGAGGTCAGATCCGGACGAATAACTCTGCCCTTATAGCTATGATTGCAGATGAG GACACTGTTACTGGATTTTTGATGGCTGGAGTTGGCAATGTTGATCTACGGAGAAAGACAAATTACCTTATTGTGGACTCAA AAACTACTGTGAAAGCtatagaagatgcattcaaagagTTCACCTCAAGGGAGGATATTGCTGTTGTGCTGATTAGCCAATAT ATTGCAAACATGATACGGTTTCTGGTGGATAGCTACAACAAACCTGTTCCAGCTATCTTGGAGATTCCCTCCAAGGATCATCCATATGACCCTGCACATGATTCGGTTCTTTCCCGAGTGAGGTACCTCTTCTCTGCAGAATCAGTAGCATCAGGACGGCGCTGA
- the LOC135634996 gene encoding dihydroorotate dehydrogenase (quinone), mitochondrial-like, whose translation MAAGVLRGYLKDALVNKVELRCGVGPRRYSTASEDSSKKVINISSLNTPGLCKLQGRKQLEELVKKVQAARDEMQWAEESPLPLVVKIAPDLSKEDIEDIAAVALALHLDGLIISNTTISRPDPVTSHPLAGKSGGLSGKPLFDMSTSILKEMYILTQGKIPLIGCGSVSNGEDAYKKIRAGATLVQLYTAFAYDGPSLIPEIKFCRGERQHFQSFFTLLLTTYTCSSLEFVLDDSLEFVLDDSRTC comes from the exons ATGGCGGCCGGGGTTTTGAGGGGCTACCTGAAGGATGCGTTGGTCAATAAGGTCGAGCTGAGATGTGGCGTCGGGCCGAGGCGTTACAGCACGGCTTCGGAAGACTCGTCCAAGAAG GTGATAAACATTTCTTCACTGAATACTCCTGGCCTTTGCAAACTTCAAGGAAGAAAACAACTGGAAGAACTTGTCAAAAAG GTGCAAGCTGCTCGTGATGAGATGCAATGGGCAGAAGAGAGCCCACTGCCCTTGGTTGTGAAAATTGCTCCCGACTTGTCTAAAGAGGATATTGAGGACATAGCAGCT GTTGCTCTTGCTCTCCATTTGGATGGATTG ATTATATCAAATACAACTATTTCAAGACCAGATCCTGTAACTAGTCACCCATTAGCTGGAAAATCTGGTGGTTTAAGCGGAAAGCCACTCTTTGATATGTCCACTAGCATTCTCAAGGAGATGTATATTCTCACTCAG GGGAAGATTCCACTTATAGGCTGTGGGAGTGTAAGCAA TGGTGAAGATGCATACAAGAAGATTCGAGCTGGAGCAACACTTGTCCAATTGTATACAGCTTTTGCTTATGATGGACCTTCATTAATTCCAGAAATAAAG TTTTGTCGCGGAGAAAGGCAACATTTTCAGTCATTTTTTACTTTGCTGCTCACAACATATACTTGTAGTTCTCTTGAGTTTGTTCTAGATGATTCTCTTGAGTTTGTTCTAGATGATTCTCGGACCTGCTGA